One genomic segment of Rubripirellula amarantea includes these proteins:
- a CDS encoding TolC family protein, with protein MRSFLFKSGLLVIATAGMFCSTATAQMPSMGSTASPIGRTYTPPPPVPSAPYGLDQLDPTGPLFPGVRIDGSDFGSTPAPVYVDGEMISEAFPMETVVQGYQLDDFLTLAAQNNPTIRQAQLQISAQTAKALQAGLYPNPTLNYIGEQIGVDVEGDKDSPGEFQGMTVSQRFVTAGKLKLSREKYMRRAHISEHLAMAQQFRVCNDVRIHFFRALAAREIVELRKELLKTAEDGAVTARELYNQGQATRPQVRKSSIALQRARLDVLTAENHYRESFRRLVAIVGVDLTDGIVSGDLMPQGDPLSYQEAMSLVLTESPELAAARAKLAADRVTVRREQVEWVPDIVAEGGAGYNFEAKETTAAAGVSIELPVFDRNQGTIRQAQLDYRRQQEEIRRTELMLGQQMANVYQQYLTALQIATEYDRVIIPEAELAYQELLESYKANRVDWPTVLDAQMDYFDSRLTRVQQLEQVRTNEVLVRGYLLHGGLMAAPGPTPPGHIDAVAKPR; from the coding sequence GTGCGATCGTTTTTGTTTAAGTCCGGACTGTTAGTCATTGCGACTGCCGGAATGTTTTGTTCCACCGCCACTGCCCAAATGCCTTCGATGGGCAGCACGGCTTCGCCGATCGGTCGCACATATACACCACCACCGCCAGTGCCATCGGCACCGTACGGACTTGATCAACTCGATCCGACCGGGCCACTGTTCCCCGGTGTTCGTATCGACGGCAGCGACTTCGGTAGCACGCCAGCTCCCGTTTACGTCGACGGCGAAATGATCTCGGAAGCGTTCCCCATGGAAACAGTGGTCCAAGGGTACCAGCTAGATGATTTCCTGACGTTGGCGGCTCAGAACAATCCCACGATCCGTCAAGCTCAACTGCAGATTTCAGCACAGACCGCCAAGGCATTGCAGGCCGGTCTATATCCCAACCCGACCCTGAACTACATCGGCGAACAGATCGGAGTTGATGTCGAAGGCGACAAGGATTCGCCGGGCGAGTTTCAAGGCATGACGGTGAGTCAGCGTTTTGTAACCGCCGGCAAGTTGAAACTGAGTCGTGAGAAATACATGCGTCGCGCTCACATTTCCGAGCACCTCGCGATGGCTCAACAGTTCCGCGTGTGCAATGACGTTCGCATCCATTTCTTCCGAGCGCTAGCAGCTCGCGAAATCGTCGAACTGCGAAAGGAATTGTTGAAGACAGCCGAGGACGGAGCCGTCACTGCTCGCGAGCTTTACAACCAAGGCCAAGCAACACGGCCACAAGTTCGCAAGTCAAGCATTGCACTGCAACGAGCGAGGCTAGACGTGCTGACGGCCGAGAACCATTACCGCGAATCTTTCCGGCGGTTGGTGGCGATCGTTGGTGTCGATCTGACTGACGGTATTGTTTCGGGCGACTTGATGCCGCAAGGTGATCCGCTTTCCTATCAAGAAGCGATGTCGTTGGTGTTGACGGAAAGTCCAGAACTTGCCGCCGCCCGAGCGAAACTGGCAGCGGACCGTGTCACCGTCCGACGCGAACAAGTTGAGTGGGTGCCGGACATCGTTGCCGAAGGCGGAGCCGGATACAACTTTGAGGCCAAGGAAACAACCGCTGCGGCAGGCGTGTCGATCGAGTTACCCGTGTTCGATCGCAATCAGGGAACGATTCGCCAAGCTCAACTGGATTACCGGCGTCAACAAGAAGAGATTCGCCGTACCGAGTTGATGCTCGGGCAGCAGATGGCGAACGTCTATCAGCAATATCTGACGGCACTGCAAATCGCAACGGAATACGATCGGGTGATCATTCCCGAAGCCGAATTGGCATACCAAGAATTGCTCGAAAGCTACAAAGCCAACCGAGTTGATTGGCCGACGGTTCTGGACGCACAGATGGATTACTTCGACTCACGCCTGACACGTGTGCAACAACTCGAACAAGTTCGCACCAACGAAGTGCTCGTGCGAGGATACCTACTGCACGGCGGATTGATGGCAGCACCCGGCCCGACGCCGCCGGGTCACATCGACGCGGTTGCCAAACCTCGTTAG
- a CDS encoding multicopper oxidase domain-containing protein, producing the protein MTSPEDRRKFLKAGSIAAATGFVGNLLGRNASAQQPMNHQEMNHGSAMPAPIGNASAEPNIPDSSNVQTEYDGFSRFKPSRGLDPDSDYYIGKLVPGFRNAEDGPAPFEAPDIPKLPYKIDGGVKVFELVPMAVQQEFHPGVKMNVYGYNGSMPGPTIEVTQGDRVRIIVTNELPEDTFVHWHGFELPVQYDGAATLTQNPIKPGKTKVFEFDIHEEGTFFYHSHVAMQEAFGQVGWFIVHPKKVFDPPVDRDFGLLFQNFHIPPTHTISDSWSMDWNWHTINGKSGPYTTPLVCKHGERVRVRLLNFAPMQHHPIHLHGHTFWVTGHEGARIPKSAWVPRNNELVGVAQASSFEFIANNPGDWIFHCHMIHHMMNHMVKQVGPRMRDDASVDQYLANLSSRPQVDASRSDKFATPGYPQKMQGMEMSEEFMKAIWSRKEVRGMRANYAMSVKGLMTVLRVLPDDLYELVMNSDRPVEKGAVFAEIVRRFGDPGKYEAAPKMMM; encoded by the coding sequence ATGACCAGTCCAGAAGATCGCCGGAAGTTTCTCAAAGCAGGCTCCATCGCCGCGGCCACCGGTTTCGTCGGAAACTTGCTTGGCCGAAATGCGTCAGCTCAACAGCCCATGAACCATCAGGAAATGAATCACGGTTCGGCGATGCCCGCTCCAATCGGCAACGCATCGGCTGAACCAAACATCCCGGACTCATCGAACGTGCAAACCGAGTACGACGGTTTCTCGCGGTTCAAGCCCAGTCGCGGGCTTGATCCAGACTCGGACTATTACATCGGCAAGCTGGTTCCAGGGTTTCGCAACGCCGAGGATGGCCCGGCACCGTTCGAGGCTCCCGACATTCCGAAGCTGCCTTACAAAATTGATGGCGGCGTGAAGGTGTTTGAACTTGTGCCGATGGCGGTTCAGCAAGAGTTTCATCCTGGCGTGAAAATGAACGTCTACGGCTACAACGGCAGCATGCCTGGCCCGACGATCGAAGTCACGCAAGGCGATCGTGTTCGCATCATCGTGACCAATGAATTGCCGGAAGATACGTTCGTGCATTGGCACGGTTTTGAGCTGCCCGTTCAGTATGACGGAGCCGCGACGCTGACACAGAACCCCATCAAGCCTGGAAAGACGAAAGTATTTGAGTTCGACATCCATGAAGAAGGCACGTTCTTCTATCACTCGCATGTTGCGATGCAAGAAGCGTTTGGACAAGTCGGATGGTTTATCGTCCATCCCAAGAAAGTCTTCGACCCACCAGTGGATCGCGATTTCGGATTGCTGTTTCAGAACTTTCATATTCCGCCGACGCACACGATCAGCGATTCGTGGTCGATGGACTGGAATTGGCACACGATCAACGGCAAGAGTGGCCCCTACACGACTCCGCTGGTATGCAAACATGGCGAGCGCGTTCGTGTGCGACTGTTGAACTTTGCCCCAATGCAACACCATCCGATTCACCTGCATGGGCACACGTTTTGGGTGACCGGTCACGAAGGGGCTCGCATACCCAAGAGTGCCTGGGTTCCACGCAACAACGAATTGGTCGGTGTCGCTCAGGCTTCAAGCTTCGAGTTCATCGCCAACAACCCCGGCGATTGGATTTTCCATTGTCACATGATTCATCACATGATGAACCATATGGTCAAACAAGTGGGACCGCGAATGCGCGATGACGCTTCGGTCGATCAGTACCTCGCGAATCTCAGTAGCCGTCCGCAGGTCGACGCTTCACGAAGCGACAAATTCGCGACGCCTGGCTACCCACAGAAGATGCAGGGCATGGAGATGTCCGAGGAATTTATGAAAGCGATTTGGAGTCGAAAAGAAGTCCGCGGAATGCGAGCGAATTACGCGATGTCGGTCAAGGGATTGATGACCGTGCTGCGAGTTCTGCCAGACGACCTGTATGAGTTGGTAATGAACAGCGACCGGCCAGTTGAAAAAGGTGCGGTATTTGCTGAAATCGTTCGTCGTTTCGGTGACCCTGGTAAATACGAAGCTGCGCCCAAGATGATGATGTGA
- a CDS encoding metal-sensitive transcriptional regulator, protein MLSDDEKKKLNNRLRRVIGQVEAVGRMIEDEEYCVDILMQLSAATGALNKVGQIVLEQHIRTCVSEAIKSGSAKDRDEKIEELMTVFRKYGE, encoded by the coding sequence ATGCTCTCAGACGACGAGAAAAAGAAGCTCAACAACCGACTTCGACGTGTCATCGGACAAGTCGAAGCGGTTGGTCGTATGATCGAGGATGAGGAATACTGCGTCGATATCTTGATGCAATTGTCCGCCGCGACGGGAGCACTCAACAAAGTCGGCCAAATTGTCTTGGAGCAGCACATCCGCACCTGCGTCAGCGAGGCGATCAAGAGCGGCAGTGCCAAAGACCGTGACGAGAAGATCGAAGAGCTGATGACGGTCTTTCGGAAGTACGGCGAGTGA
- a CDS encoding potassium channel family protein, which yields MAVLHPRATVGPITKGINRGFHFLVRTRMFAHPRVLVYCGPALIVTQVLCWATLLLIGISLVVWPQLGTGITATGSTPTDTGFASAVYYAGFTITTLGVGDLVPRTPAMQFLTITAAGLGFSFFTLVLAYVISVYSTLARRNQFANEIEYRTGRTGDSLGYLRAYLTESDPSLVNQDLYTMSSNMADLLESHHFYPVLHYFRFSEPRYAMSRMLRFCLEVSSMMRAARQVDTAKPAASAEAVDRLWHASMQMLEETKRHFVICHSTHDVPDPRLAIEISRSIGDSDDLLDKLKAAFVDQQSEWLHDLNALAVCTRSEPLKES from the coding sequence ATGGCAGTTCTGCATCCTCGTGCAACGGTTGGCCCAATCACGAAAGGCATCAATCGTGGCTTTCACTTTTTAGTCCGAACGCGAATGTTCGCTCATCCGCGAGTTTTGGTTTACTGCGGACCGGCGTTGATCGTGACGCAAGTGTTGTGTTGGGCGACGTTGCTGTTGATTGGCATCAGCCTGGTCGTGTGGCCTCAACTCGGCACGGGCATTACGGCTACCGGATCGACACCGACGGATACTGGTTTTGCGAGCGCGGTGTACTACGCTGGCTTCACGATCACCACATTGGGTGTGGGCGACTTGGTGCCGCGAACGCCAGCGATGCAGTTCTTGACAATCACTGCTGCTGGCTTGGGGTTCAGCTTCTTTACGCTCGTTCTCGCCTATGTCATTTCGGTCTATTCAACCCTGGCCCGTCGCAACCAGTTTGCCAACGAAATTGAGTATCGCACCGGACGAACGGGCGACAGCCTTGGCTATTTGCGAGCGTATCTGACCGAGAGCGATCCTTCGTTGGTCAACCAAGACCTATACACGATGTCGTCGAACATGGCGGACTTGTTGGAGTCGCATCATTTCTATCCGGTCCTGCATTACTTTCGATTCAGCGAACCGCGGTATGCGATGAGCCGAATGCTGCGATTCTGTTTGGAGGTTTCTTCAATGATGCGAGCTGCGCGGCAGGTCGATACTGCCAAGCCCGCCGCCAGTGCCGAGGCTGTCGATCGGCTTTGGCACGCTAGCATGCAGATGCTGGAGGAGACCAAACGGCATTTCGTGATCTGTCACTCGACGCATGACGTTCCCGACCCACGGTTGGCGATCGAGATTTCGCGGTCAATCGGCGACTCTGACGACTTATTGGACAAGCTAAAAGCCGCCTTTGTCGATCAGCAATCCGAGTGGCTTCACGACCTGAACGCGCTTGCCGTTTGCACCAGAAGCGAACCCCTAAAAGAATCCTGA
- a CDS encoding PP2C family protein-serine/threonine phosphatase: MDTFKHRWHQLPISRQLLVLVNAILFGFVVLFLVVDYRVRMDRHLNEKQIALTEEAKTMYESLLVAEPHGGEAIQNLVDNVCARMNTDDSPGHHIAADWRGLPYQAVSHGHASDEMLLAMRSAADSTVARSNATGALVVGSFTGPAGTVYISEKRSAVVGATRRSLLIQMFGVLLLGGITAFVVSAVLRQLIAQPIQGFVSALRSVAAGDLSVIARTRSCRELSYLADQINSMTEALDHAQRDHRVHMEKARQIQQNLRPTVNGLVGIDVAELFEPADDVGGDYYDVIPLSDGQYLLCVADVSGHGVPAAMAATLLKAFVSEAAKKSSSPAQILTDVNERYCEYVMMGHFATMTLLVVDPKRRQLTYANAGHEFPFLQIGREAPVRLNVGDLILGVEDDTHYSEETIQLGDTARLVLVSDGVTEAFDPSDEQYGTERIEQLMSNVLTTNARELIQEFEASLETFREGRKAFDDTTLLVAQLT, from the coding sequence ATGGACACATTCAAACACCGATGGCATCAGTTGCCGATTAGCCGGCAACTGCTTGTCCTCGTCAATGCGATTCTCTTTGGGTTTGTCGTTCTGTTTCTTGTCGTTGACTACCGCGTGAGGATGGATCGGCATTTGAACGAGAAGCAGATCGCGTTGACCGAAGAAGCTAAAACTATGTACGAGTCGCTACTGGTCGCTGAACCCCACGGCGGCGAGGCGATTCAAAATCTGGTCGACAACGTCTGCGCTCGAATGAATACCGACGATTCGCCGGGTCACCATATTGCTGCGGATTGGCGTGGGCTTCCGTACCAGGCCGTCTCACACGGGCATGCTTCCGACGAAATGCTCCTGGCAATGCGGTCGGCAGCTGATTCAACCGTCGCCAGATCAAACGCCACCGGCGCGCTCGTTGTCGGGTCTTTCACTGGACCAGCGGGCACTGTTTACATATCCGAGAAACGTTCAGCAGTTGTGGGCGCAACACGCCGCTCGTTGTTGATCCAGATGTTCGGAGTCCTATTGCTGGGAGGGATTACCGCCTTCGTGGTCAGCGCGGTATTGCGGCAATTGATCGCCCAACCGATCCAAGGCTTTGTTTCGGCGCTGCGGAGTGTTGCCGCCGGAGACCTAAGCGTGATTGCACGTACTCGAAGCTGTCGAGAACTGAGTTATCTCGCCGATCAAATCAATTCGATGACCGAGGCACTGGACCACGCTCAGCGCGACCATCGCGTTCACATGGAAAAGGCACGCCAGATTCAACAGAACTTACGACCGACGGTGAATGGATTGGTTGGAATCGACGTCGCTGAACTGTTCGAGCCGGCCGACGATGTTGGCGGTGACTACTACGATGTGATTCCATTGTCCGATGGGCAATATCTACTCTGTGTCGCGGATGTATCGGGACACGGCGTGCCAGCCGCGATGGCGGCGACGTTGTTGAAGGCGTTTGTGTCGGAAGCGGCAAAGAAGTCATCCAGCCCTGCCCAAATTCTGACAGATGTCAACGAACGCTACTGTGAGTACGTGATGATGGGACACTTTGCGACCATGACGCTACTGGTCGTTGACCCAAAAAGGCGACAACTGACCTACGCAAATGCAGGCCATGAATTTCCGTTCTTGCAGATTGGACGCGAAGCACCGGTGCGATTGAATGTGGGCGACCTGATCTTGGGCGTGGAGGACGATACCCACTACAGCGAAGAAACAATCCAGCTCGGCGATACGGCCCGTTTAGTCCTTGTTAGCGACGGAGTGACTGAAGCGTTTGATCCAAGTGATGAGCAATACGGCACCGAACGCATCGAACAACTGATGAGCAACGTTCTGACCACGAACGCGCGCGAACTGATCCAAGAGTTCGAGGCATCGCTCGAAACATTTCGCGAAGGTCGCAAAGCGTTCGATGACACGACGCTCTTGGTCGCGCAACTAACGTAG
- a CDS encoding ATP-binding protein has product MSQAKLASDVSPTSLTAGKGTFFEVDVVAACLVELLAEQAFQNQQGTRLVQVSVQKQDDRWKLDDLLLQYESDGAEEWLIPVSVKSFPLFSRTAERREFVHHAWSDLIATERRPRTFDLRRDRLGLFAKFDGSPRLTQIETLVEKAREQNDSFPTRIVEPGNLQDAEKWLQWLELPASLADVAPDGKDSLQNFVASLHVRNFDFGSTTSLSLQTVQEHCRLMCEREEAASGIQLWRDIWDIAKTLRLSGGDMDRGKLIHCLKTTIQLKASPRFNAAFRILRSKSNDDLQLQPRRLGGDVEVARTEVDTLIDDYLGSQDPINAFVLGDSGVGKSTAVANAIDKSFSLTESFFFRLETACEIADNESTLFAPYTIREIFSGTSERSKVIVIDGIEQAANRSQIRNLAKFVLAAQHLSTLRVVLVCQREQYQRVLRFLDDNNVDAKTWKRIIVDSFSTTEALAAIKSRPSLIRLYLSPNLPSLYRRPIILDAFLRIASDQDVSHLNAIGESHLIHWVWEHRISAEHGTDVSNLLLELGRRQGDESELETTQSLLPAFASPIDAAVNGSLLVRNQMKLRFAHDIYADWARMLWLLDQGRTMSDALEAKSSRPKWYRAIRMAGIHFLEQDTSTETWLRYVGKGTAVSDLFLDAVVFSANPDELLENLSEPLFDSDALLAKRLVRRAMVICSVPGLLAARKEAAGEELTSVLRTIQRDPKPYLAAFGSLLQFLERHVGAVVEHMSHDAAKISQMWLEMTPTHWDFRAEASKIAIAVCESQIASERRWFRSDDEEREDIFKSVFFAFEEDPQRVTPLLLDAAGLNPDHHQARRARERALEWEKERSEILNEPVRDLTPWPNGPAYPPHAAFRKACLDGDAMWPIFKDAPDLATRLILAVSIKVRSEDVDEGYHAGGVGYNENGIERLFFSTTGKHYRQGPYLSFLAVNPKAAIKLICEFANFAASRQLASIDSSGSDAVLSRVRSPLKHGVDWQGDEHSFHWNRGLMSACESMVPALSALEKYLGDQMESGKNVDQLITQLLQQCECVAIAGVLFDLGRRHPLLFQGPLKPLLTSPVLLLWAETISANPKQPGFCNVSLDYGEWFFDEHKAWLLAGFRSKSIVEIAESVLDIGELDWSDPATENLKRLVNSTDRMSDVFNAISALAARRGVGQPIVLDETVDPKLVETESEPPAIERKLLQDAIAEAQAIEHWFYLNNQFPESELSSLAKELLAQRVESDDPVVAAVQSNNRFGLLLLLLLRHEQWLVENGLEDETVSAILTLVQKPMIELPDELIEAGAIPQFLDQLAEFSVYLLARDAGNIDYRKWVFQCIVSHRGHLHGAITRAAWGRWTRLGPWGPRIIRLMFDTASAFWYSPPGYPTLPRDSAGFDRDAWLTSREEQFLAGTYEASIPVLDELSLTPPKFFWANWRTSRRFDDDEQCYKQLPVEETILETIVRNTPLCVRAESEDQRSARMATVQVLLDYELEILRAYSTEGELIVRQDDDYPTMYGQRAILERIGAELKYTVDPEHAALLWRQVFDLGVRSPKWIEQLIHSWMGPIIAEPVDAAKFAQTWLLMLRYVENHDGWKDPKVGEGWKPARAELLASLLCVDQSYESFWSDFHAELINSMRESIEPFLREVVEDPTTAASALRWISRKVGSCFLPQATCWCQEIGKRCESSDANTWQVQSLVMFLDVAYREHTNAMTGEYQKEFFDLVSKVARSEDAMAIELQQRIADL; this is encoded by the coding sequence ATGAGTCAAGCCAAACTAGCATCTGATGTCTCTCCTACCAGTTTAACGGCTGGCAAAGGTACATTCTTTGAAGTCGACGTCGTCGCTGCATGTCTAGTCGAACTTCTAGCGGAGCAAGCGTTTCAGAACCAGCAAGGTACGCGGCTGGTGCAGGTTAGCGTTCAGAAGCAAGATGACCGATGGAAGCTCGACGACCTCTTGTTGCAATATGAGTCGGATGGGGCCGAAGAGTGGTTGATTCCGGTGAGCGTGAAGAGTTTTCCGCTGTTTTCAAGAACTGCGGAACGACGCGAGTTCGTTCATCATGCGTGGTCAGACCTCATTGCGACAGAACGAAGGCCTCGAACATTCGATCTTCGGCGCGACCGCCTTGGACTGTTCGCCAAGTTCGATGGTTCTCCACGGCTAACCCAAATTGAAACCTTGGTCGAGAAAGCACGCGAGCAGAACGACAGCTTTCCAACGCGTATTGTAGAACCAGGAAATCTGCAGGATGCAGAAAAGTGGCTGCAATGGCTTGAACTACCAGCCTCGCTCGCAGATGTTGCTCCGGACGGCAAGGATTCGCTGCAGAACTTCGTAGCGTCCTTGCACGTCCGAAACTTTGACTTCGGATCCACAACATCTCTCTCGTTGCAGACTGTGCAAGAACATTGCCGCCTAATGTGCGAGCGAGAAGAAGCTGCCTCGGGAATACAGCTGTGGCGAGACATCTGGGATATTGCGAAGACGCTTCGATTGTCCGGCGGCGACATGGATCGAGGCAAATTGATCCATTGTTTGAAAACTACCATCCAATTGAAGGCATCACCAAGATTCAACGCTGCGTTTCGGATTTTACGTTCAAAATCTAATGACGACCTACAGCTACAACCAAGAAGACTTGGTGGGGATGTCGAAGTCGCCCGCACCGAGGTTGACACTTTAATCGACGACTACTTGGGGTCTCAGGATCCAATCAACGCATTTGTCCTCGGTGATTCAGGAGTTGGCAAGTCCACGGCGGTTGCAAACGCAATCGACAAAAGTTTTTCACTCACTGAGTCATTCTTTTTCCGACTCGAAACCGCGTGCGAGATTGCAGACAATGAATCAACATTGTTCGCGCCTTATACGATTCGCGAGATATTTTCGGGAACGTCCGAGCGATCCAAGGTCATTGTGATCGACGGCATCGAACAAGCGGCAAATCGCAGTCAGATCAGAAACTTGGCGAAATTTGTTCTAGCAGCACAGCATCTTTCAACTTTGCGTGTTGTCTTGGTTTGCCAGCGAGAGCAATACCAACGCGTGTTGCGATTTCTTGATGACAACAACGTTGATGCGAAGACTTGGAAACGCATTATCGTCGATAGCTTTTCGACCACGGAGGCTCTCGCAGCGATCAAGTCACGGCCATCATTGATACGTCTTTATCTCTCACCAAACCTTCCGTCACTTTATCGACGCCCCATCATTCTTGACGCATTCTTGCGGATAGCGAGCGATCAAGATGTCAGTCATCTGAACGCAATTGGTGAATCCCACCTGATTCATTGGGTTTGGGAGCACCGCATTTCGGCCGAACATGGAACGGATGTCAGTAACTTGCTACTGGAGCTTGGTCGACGACAGGGAGACGAGTCGGAGTTGGAAACAACTCAATCTCTCCTCCCAGCGTTTGCCAGTCCGATTGACGCGGCAGTGAACGGATCGCTTTTGGTGCGGAACCAAATGAAGCTTCGGTTTGCTCACGACATCTACGCAGATTGGGCTCGGATGCTGTGGCTTCTCGACCAGGGGCGAACGATGTCGGACGCCCTGGAAGCAAAAAGCTCGCGGCCGAAATGGTATCGAGCCATCCGAATGGCTGGCATTCACTTCCTGGAACAGGATACATCGACAGAAACGTGGCTCCGGTATGTAGGGAAAGGAACCGCTGTGTCAGACCTGTTCCTCGATGCCGTTGTTTTCTCTGCAAATCCGGACGAGCTTCTGGAAAACCTGTCCGAACCATTGTTTGATTCAGATGCGCTGCTCGCAAAACGTCTTGTACGGCGCGCCATGGTGATTTGCTCGGTCCCCGGATTGCTCGCAGCCCGTAAAGAGGCAGCTGGCGAAGAGCTGACCTCAGTACTCCGAACGATACAGCGTGATCCTAAGCCATATTTAGCCGCGTTCGGTTCACTACTGCAGTTTTTGGAGCGGCATGTTGGGGCCGTCGTCGAACACATGTCACATGATGCCGCGAAAATATCGCAGATGTGGCTTGAAATGACCCCTACACACTGGGACTTCCGCGCTGAAGCAAGCAAGATCGCTATCGCTGTGTGTGAAAGCCAGATTGCGAGTGAAAGACGATGGTTTAGATCAGATGATGAGGAACGCGAAGACATCTTCAAGTCTGTCTTTTTTGCATTTGAAGAGGATCCACAGAGAGTGACTCCACTTCTGCTCGATGCTGCCGGTTTGAACCCAGATCACCATCAAGCGAGACGTGCGCGAGAGAGAGCATTGGAGTGGGAGAAAGAACGTAGTGAGATTCTTAACGAACCTGTTCGCGATCTAACCCCATGGCCCAATGGTCCGGCATATCCTCCTCACGCTGCGTTCCGAAAAGCTTGCCTGGATGGCGACGCGATGTGGCCAATTTTCAAGGACGCCCCTGATCTGGCGACACGCCTTATTCTCGCCGTTTCGATTAAGGTCCGATCGGAAGATGTCGACGAGGGGTATCACGCTGGTGGCGTAGGCTACAACGAAAATGGCATCGAGAGACTTTTCTTCTCGACGACTGGAAAGCACTATCGCCAAGGGCCGTACCTATCGTTCTTAGCAGTCAACCCAAAAGCTGCCATCAAGCTGATCTGCGAGTTTGCAAATTTCGCTGCTTCCCGTCAATTGGCAAGCATTGATAGTAGCGGATCAGACGCGGTACTGTCGCGTGTGCGATCTCCGCTGAAACACGGCGTCGATTGGCAAGGAGACGAACACAGCTTTCACTGGAATCGAGGGCTCATGTCGGCGTGCGAGTCCATGGTGCCAGCGTTATCTGCCTTGGAAAAGTATCTTGGCGATCAGATGGAGTCGGGCAAAAACGTCGATCAGCTGATAACACAGCTGTTGCAACAATGCGAGTGTGTCGCGATAGCTGGCGTCCTGTTTGACCTTGGGCGGCGTCACCCATTGCTTTTTCAAGGCCCCCTGAAACCGCTGCTCACTTCGCCTGTTCTTTTGTTGTGGGCGGAAACCATTTCGGCCAACCCAAAACAGCCAGGTTTTTGCAATGTGTCGCTGGACTATGGCGAATGGTTCTTTGACGAGCATAAAGCGTGGCTTCTCGCAGGATTTCGGTCAAAGAGCATTGTCGAAATCGCGGAATCGGTTCTTGATATTGGTGAATTGGACTGGAGTGATCCGGCAACTGAAAATCTGAAGCGCCTGGTGAATTCGACCGATCGCATGAGCGATGTTTTCAATGCGATATCCGCCCTAGCGGCAAGACGAGGAGTCGGACAACCTATCGTCCTTGACGAAACGGTCGATCCGAAACTTGTCGAAACCGAAAGCGAGCCGCCGGCTATTGAGCGGAAACTATTGCAGGATGCAATTGCTGAGGCTCAGGCGATTGAACATTGGTTTTACCTGAACAACCAGTTTCCGGAATCCGAACTATCTAGTCTTGCCAAAGAACTTCTGGCTCAACGCGTGGAATCGGATGACCCGGTCGTTGCCGCGGTCCAAAGCAACAACCGATTCGGATTGCTTTTGCTTCTTCTGTTACGGCATGAGCAGTGGCTCGTTGAGAATGGACTCGAGGATGAGACTGTCTCGGCGATTCTGACGTTGGTACAAAAGCCAATGATCGAGCTGCCAGATGAATTGATCGAAGCCGGAGCAATTCCTCAGTTCTTAGATCAACTGGCCGAATTTTCTGTCTACTTGCTCGCGAGAGATGCTGGCAACATAGATTACAGAAAGTGGGTATTTCAGTGCATCGTGAGTCATCGCGGTCACTTGCATGGTGCGATCACTCGCGCGGCATGGGGGCGTTGGACGCGACTTGGCCCGTGGGGGCCGCGGATCATCCGACTGATGTTCGACACCGCATCCGCTTTCTGGTATTCGCCACCCGGCTATCCGACGCTGCCGCGGGACTCGGCCGGATTTGATAGGGATGCTTGGCTGACGAGCCGCGAAGAACAGTTTTTGGCTGGTACATACGAGGCCAGCATTCCCGTTTTGGACGAATTGTCACTCACGCCGCCGAAGTTTTTTTGGGCCAACTGGAGAACTTCGCGTCGGTTTGATGATGATGAACAGTGCTACAAGCAGCTGCCCGTCGAGGAGACGATTCTTGAGACTATTGTCAGGAACACACCTCTATGTGTCCGCGCAGAAAGTGAGGACCAGCGGTCAGCCAGAATGGCAACGGTCCAAGTTCTGCTCGACTACGAACTCGAGATTCTGAGAGCATATTCGACGGAAGGCGAGCTCATTGTCCGACAGGATGACGATTATCCAACGATGTATGGTCAACGCGCGATACTGGAACGCATCGGAGCGGAGCTCAAATACACCGTCGATCCAGAACACGCTGCGTTGCTATGGCGGCAAGTTTTTGATCTCGGCGTTAGATCTCCGAAATGGATTGAGCAACTCATTCATTCCTGGATGGGACCGATTATTGCTGAGCCGGTCGATGCCGCAAAGTTCGCTCAGACCTGGCTGTTAATGCTCCGGTACGTTGAAAACCACGACGGTTGGAAAGATCCAAAGGTCGGTGAAGGTTGGAAACCTGCTCGTGCCGAATTGCTAGCATCGCTGCTGTGCGTGGACCAGTCGTACGAGAGCTTTTGGAGTGATTTTCATGCTGAACTGATCAATTCAATGAGAGAATCGATCGAGCCATTTCTCCGAGAGGTGGTTGAGGATCCAACCACCGCAGCGTCTGCTCTTCGATGGATCAGCCGCAAAGTCGGATCTTGTTTTCTTCCGCAAGCCACCTGCTGGTGCCAAGAAATTGGGAAACGGTGCGAGTCATCAGATGCGAACACCTGGCAGGTTCAGTCGCTTGTGATGTTCTTGGATGTGGCCTATCGCGAGCATACGAACGCCATGACTGGAGAATACCAAAAAGAGTTCTTTGACCTCGTCTCAAAGGTTGCGAGATCAGAAGACGCGATGGCAATCGAGCTACAGCAGCGGATTGCTGACCTTTGA